The DNA region GCGGAGCAGCGACGCCAGGCAGAGGAGATCGGCGCCACGCGGCGCTCGCAGGTCGGCACGGGCGAGCGCGCCGAAAAGATACGCACCTATAACTTCCCCCAGGACCGCGTGACCGACCATCGCGTGGGGTTGACGCTGCACAACCTGCAGGGCATCCTCGACGGCGACATCGACCCCATAATCGACGCCGTCGCCACCGAAGAGCAGGCGCGGCTGCTGGAGGAACAGCTCGTGTGACGCTGGCGGAAGCGCTTCACGCCGCCGAGAACAGGCTGGCGGCCGCCGGCATCGAGGACGCGGCCATCGAAGCCGAGGTGCTACTGCGCCATGTCTTGCAGTGGGACCGCCCGCACCTCTATGCCCGTCTCCAGCAGGAGATATCGCCCGAGCGGGACGAGCGCTTCCGCAAGCTCATCGAACGGCGGCTGGCCCGCGAGCCCACGCCCTACATCACCGGCCACAAGGAGTTCTTCGACCTTGACCTGGAGACCACTCCCGTCGCGCCTATCCCGCGCCCGGAGACAGAGCTGCTGGTGGAGGAGGCGCTCCGGTGGGCGGGCGAAAGAGCGCAACCGCTGATCGTTGTCGACGTGGGCACGGGCTGCGGCGCGCTCGCCGTCGCCATTGCCTATCACCTGCCGGACGCCCTCGTCTACTGCACCGACCTCTCGGCGGGAGCGCTGGCGCTTGCGGGTCGCAACGCCGGGCTGCTGGGGGTGAAGCGGCGGATGCGCTTCCTCCAGGGCGACCTGCTGGAGCCGCTGCCCGAGCCCGCCGACCTCATCGTAGCCAATCTGCCTTATGTAAAGACCAGCGTGTGGGACGCGCTACAGCCGGAGATCCGCGACCACGAGCCGCGCCCGGCGCTCGACGGCGGGCCGGAGGGGACGGAGGTGCTGGAGCGCTTCCTGCGGCAGGCGCCGCCGTATCCGAAGCGGCCGGGGCTGCTGCTGGCGGAGATCGGCTGGGACCAGGGGGAGCGGTTGCGGGCAGTGGCCCGCGAGCGCTTCCCGGACGCGCACATCGAAGTGAAGAAAGACCTCGCCGGGCTCGACCGCGTGCTGGTAATCGAGCTGGCAGGGTGATGTAGAGGAGGGCTTTAGCCCTCAACATCGTCGCGTACGGGTCACACGCATGTCGCCGCAAGAGGGGCTACGGGCTCTCGGCAGCGATGGGCCATTCGCTGTGTAGCGGCGTGGAAGGCTGAAGCCTTCCGCTACATTCCGGAACAGAGTTCCCCGGCCGCTACGACGAGGCGAAGGTGCGGCCTTCCGTCTTAATCGCGGGCGCGATCATCAGCTCTACCTGCTGGAACTCGCGCACGTTCCCCGCGCCGCATACGCCCAGCGCAGTGCGCAGGATGCCCGCCAGGTTCTCCGTGCCGTCGCTGCGCGAAGTGGGGCCGTGGAGTATCTTCTTCAAATTGTTGCGCACGCCCACCGTCACCCTCGTGCCGCGCGGCAGCTCGGGGTGCGGCGCCGACATCCCCCAGTGATGGCCGCGCCCGGGCGCTTCCTCGGCGCTGCTCAGCAGGGTGCCGAGCATGACCGCGTCGGCGCCGGCGGCAAACGCCTTGCACAGGTCGCCGCCGCTGTGGATGCCGCCGTCGGTGATGATGGGCACGTAGCGTCCGCTCTCGCGGAAGTAGGCGTTGCGGGCGGCCGCGCAGTCGATGGTCGCCGTGACCTGCGGCACGCCGATCCCCAGCACCTCGCGCGTGGTGCAGATGCAGCTCGGCCCCACGCCGACGAGCACGCCCGCCACTCCCGTCTCCATCAATTCCTTGCAGGGCCCGAAGCTCACCGTGTTACCGACGACGACGGGCACCGGTAGCTGCTGGCAGAGCTTCTCGAAACGCAGGCCCTCGAGGCTGCGGGAAATGTGGCGCGCCGTCGTCACCGTCGACTGCACGAAGAAGACATCGACGCCCGCTTCGACGGCCAACGGCGCGAACTTCTTGGCGTTCGCCGGCGTGCAGGAGACGGCGCTGAGGGCGCCCGCACTCTTCACCTGCCTGATCCGCTCGCCGATGAGCGCGGGTTTCACGGGCTGCGAGTATATGCGCTGCAGCAACGCACCCACTTCGTCGATCCGCGCCGACGCGATCTCGGCCAGGACGCCTTCAGGGTCTTCGTAGCGCGTCTGTACGCCCTCCAGGTTGAGCACGGCCAGCCCGCCAAGCTGATTGAAGACAACGGCAGAGCGTGGATCGACGATGGCGTCCATCGCGGCGGCGATGAACGGCAGGGGCAGCTTGATGTCTCCGAGACTGAAGGAGATATCGGTAAGCTCAGGATTAAGGGTTACGTCGCCGGGAACTATGGCGACCTCGTCGAAGCCGTACGCCCGGCGCATTTGTTTAGCCCCGGGGGGCGCCATGGCCTCTTCCCGGGGCTCGACAGTCGGAACCAGCGATGCCGGTACCCGCGCCGGGACATCTTGCCAGCCGATGTCCCTCATTTGCTCCCCCCTCCCTCAGAGGTGCTTTTCAAAGACTTTATCAAAGAGCGGGGGAGAGGTCAATGGTAAACAACCCCTGATCGTTTATAATATTGCAACGATTAGACGAATAATCAATTTATGTAAAACGATGGGGAAACTTTTCCTGGTCGCGACGCCAATCGGCAACCTGGAGGACATCACCCTCCGCGCCCTGCGCACCCTCCGCGAGGTCAGTCTGATCGCCGCCGAGGATACCCGCACCACCCGCAAGCTCCTCTCACACTACGATATCCACACACCGGTAACCAGCTACAACGACGACAACAAGGCGAAGAAGACGCCCTTCGTCCTCCAGCGCCTGAGCGAAGGCGACGTCGCTCTCGTATCGGAGGCAGGGACGCCCGGAATAAGCGATCCCGGCCGGGAGCTGGTGGCGGCCGCGAACGCAGCGGGCGTGCAGGTCGTGCCCGTGCCCGGGCCGTCGGCGGTGACGGCGGCGATCGCGGCCTCCGGCGTCGGCCCGCGCGGGTTCACGTTCGTCGGCTTTCCGCCGCGGCAGGCCTCCCAGCGCCGGCGCCTGTTCCACTCGCTTCGAGACAGGGACGAGACGCTCGTCCTCTTCGAGGCGCCGCACCGCCTGATCGGGACGCTCGCCGACCTGCGCTCGGAGCTGGGCGACCGCCGGGTAGTCGTCTGCCGCGAGCTGACGAAGCTCCACGAAGAAGTCTTTCGCGGCCGCGTCTCGGAGGCGCAGGAGCGCTTTCGCGAGCCGCGGGGCGAGTTCACGCTCGTCGTCGCCCCGCCTGAGGAAGGGCAGGTGCCGGAGCAGGGCGATCGGCAGGACGAAGCGGCGATCATCGAAGAAATGCGCCGGTTGCGCGACGAGGGCAGGAGCGCACAGGAAACGATGCGGCTGCTCTCGGAGCGACACAGCGTATCGCGACGGCGGCTCTACCGCCTCTGGCTGGGGCTACAGTAGGTTTCTCAGAACGGTGCGGCTGGTATATTAGTACATGGTAGCGATGCGGGAAGGACGCCAATGCCTGAGAAGATATTCATCGGAGTGGCCTGGCCCTACGCCAACGGCTCGCTGCACCTGGGCCAGATAGCCGGCGCCTACCTGCCGCCCGACATCTTCGCGCGCTATCACCGCGTGAAAGGCAACCGCGTGCTAATGGTGTCGGGCAGCGACCAGCACGGCACCCCTATCACCGTCCGCGCCGCCGAGGAAGGCGTCAGCCCGACGGAGATCGCGTCCCGCTTCCACGAGGAGTTCGTCGACTCGTGGCGGCGCCTCGGCATCGCCTTCGATCTGTATACCACGACAGGCACGGCTAACCACGCCGCCGTCGTCCAGGATATGTTCAGCCGGCTGCTCCAAAACGGCGACATCTACCGGGAGAAGATGCGCCTCCCCTACTGCACCGTCGAGCAGCGCTTCCTCCTCGACCGCTACGTCATCGGCGTGTGCCCCATCTGCGGCTACCCCGACGCCCGCGGCGACCAGTGCGACAACTGCGGCAACGTGCTTGATCCCAACGATCTGCTGGACGCGCACTGCCGCTTCGACGGCTCCGTGCCGGAGACGCGCGAGTCGGAGCACTTCTTCCTGCGTCTCAGCGCCTACAACGAGCGCCTCAAGGCCTGGCTATCAGAGGACAAGGCGCACTGGCGCAAGAACGTCCTTAACTTCTCGCTGGGGGTGCTCCAGCAGGGGCTCCGCGACAGGGCGATAACGCGCGACCTCGAATGGGGGATCAAGATACCTGTCGAGGGGTTCGAGGACAAGCGCATCTACGTCTGGTTCGAGAACGTCATCGGCTACCTGTCGGCGGCGAAGGAATGGGCGCAGCGCCGCGGCGAGCCCGAGGCCTGGCGCGAGTTCTGGCAGGACCCGGAGTGCAAGAGCTACTACTTCATCGGCAAGGACAATATCTGGTTCCACACCCTTAGCTGGCCGGCGATGCTCATGATGTACGGCGGCCTCAACCTCCCCTACGACGTCCCCGCGAACCAGTACTTGAATTTCGGCGGCGGCAAGGCATCGACGAGCCGCGGCACGGCGCCGTTCCTCCCCGATTACCTGGCGAAATACGACCCCGACCCGCTCCGCTACTATCTCACCGCCATCATGCCGGAGACAGCCGACAGCGACTTCAGCGAGGTCGCGCTGGTGCGCCGCAACAACGACGAGCTGCTGGCTACCTGGGGCAACCTGGTGCACCGCGTGGTCACGTTCACCTACCGCCGCTTTGACGGCAAGGTGCCGGAGCCGGGCTATCTGGACGCTGAGAGCCGCGCGCTGCTTTCCCGCGCAGAGACGGCCCTGCAAGAGGAGGGCGATCATCTGGCCGCCTGCCGCTTTCGCGCCGGACTGGCGAGCGCGATGTCGCTGGCCCAGGACGCGAACCGCTACCTGGAAGAGAAATCGCCCTGGCGGCGGATCAAGGAAGACCCGCTAGAGGCGGCAACCGCCCTTCACACGGCCATAAGTGTGATCAATACCCTGAAGACCGCTTTCTACCCCTACCTGCCCTTCACCTCGGAGCGGTTGCACGGCTATTTGGGGCAGGAAGGGGACGTGACCGCGGCCGGCTGGCAGGTCCGCGCCGTCGAGCCGGGGACGCCCCTCCGCGAGCCGGAGCCCCTGTTCAAGAAGCTGGAGCCGCTTGTCACCGAAGAAGAGGAGGCGCCGCCTGCCTGACATGGACGTCGTCTTCGATTCCCACGGCCACCTTCAGCTCGCCGCTTTCGACAGGGACCGCGACGCCGTGCTCGAACGAGCGCGGGATGCGGGTGTGTCGGGAAGCGTAGTCGTCGGCATCGACGGCGAGAGCAATCGGCGCGCCGTCGCCCTCACCAAGCGCCACCCGGACGTCTTCGCGGCGGTCGGCTTCCACCCCCACGAGGCGAAGTCGTTTGACGGCGAAGCGCTCCACCTGCTAAGGGAGCTAGCTCAGGCGCCGGGCGTCGTCGCCATCGGGGAGACCGGCTTCGATTTCTACCGCAATCTTTCCCCTCGCGCCGACCAGGAGCGGGCGTTCCGCGCCCATCTGGAACTGGCGGCGGAACTGGGTCTGCCGGTGATTATCCACGCGCGGCAAGCGGAGAAGGAGACGCTCGCCGCGCTCAGAAGCTGGACGAATAGCAATCCGGCGCTCTCGCGGCCGCTCGGCGTGCTCCACTGCTTCGCAGGCAGCGCGGAGTCGGCGAGGGCCTACTTCGAGATGGGCTTCCTCATCTCCGTCGCCGGGAACGTCACCTACCCCAACGCGGCCCACCTTCGATCGGTCGTCGCGGCGGTGCCCCTCGAGCGTCTGGTCGTCGAAACCGACTGCCCGTTTCTGGCGCCGCAGAGCCGGCGCGGCAGGCGTAGCGAACCCGCGGACGTAGTCGAGACGGCGAAGGCGGTTGCGGCTATCCAGGACGTTACCTTCGGCGAGGTCGCACGGGCGACGACCGACAACGCGCGCGCTCTGTTCCGCATCACTGCCCGCGAGCCGGTGTCGGGCCGACGAGGTGGCGCGGCGTGAAAGCGATCTCCAGCCTCTACGCCCCAATCCGTCGGGAGCTGGCGGGCGTCGAAGAGACGCTTCAGCGGGTGGCCAGGCCCGACAGCCCCTGGCTGGCCGAGATGCTGTCGGCCGTTCTCTTCAAGGGCGGCAAACGGATGCGGCCGGCGGTGGCGCTGCTCTCCGGCAAGTTCGGCGATTCCGCGGATGCGCCGTCCGTGCCGCTGGCGGCGGCGCTCGAACTCCTCCACACGGCGAGTCTGGTGCACGACGACATCATCGACAGCGCCGGCATGAGACGCGGCCGGCCGACGGCCAGCAGCCTGTTCGATAATCACTCCGCGGTCGTGCTGGGCGACTACATATTCGCGGTAGCGGCCGTGCTGGTGGCACAGACCGGCAATGTCGAAGTAACCAGCCTGTTCGCGCAGACAATGATCGCCATGGCGCAAGCGGAGTTGAGCGAGGACAGGTCTGCCTTCCAATACTACCAGAGCCTTGACGACTATCTTCGCCGGATCAACGGCAAGACGGCCTCGCTCTTCGCCGTTGCCGCGCAGGGAGGTGCGCTCGCGGCAAACGCCTCGCGTGCGGTCGTGCAATCGCTTCAGAAGTACGGCGAGAACCTGGGGATGGAGTTCCAGATCGTGGATGATATCCTCGACTTCGACGGCGATGCCGAGGAAATGGGGAAGCCTGTGGGAAGCGACCTCATGCAGGGGACACTGACGCTGCCCTCGCTCCTCCTGGTGCAGCGCTACCCTGAGGACAACCCCGTCAAGCTTCTGTTCGACGCAAGAGGCGGCAGTGAGCTGCTGGCCCGCTCCATCGGGATGGTGAAGGAGTCGGGGATACTCGAGGAGTCGTACGCGGTGGCCAGGGACTATCGCGACCGCGCCTGCCTGTCGCTGCGAGAGCTGCCTCCGGGGGCACCGCGCGACGCTCTCGAGGGGCTAGCCGATTACGTGCTGGAGCGCCGGACGTAGCCGCTAGCGGATTTGTGGCTTCGGCCCCCTGATCGGGCGGACGCCGGAGTCCAGCATCTTTTTTTCTTCCTTCTTTTGGAGCTCCGCCTTTTCCCGCTCGATTTCAAGCTCGCCCTTGCTCTTCCGCGCCGGCGGCCGCGGCTTGTTCAGCTCCGGGTGCTCCCCCACGCGGACGGGGCCCGTGATCGGCCGCTTCACCTCTTTGCCCAGGTGCCAGTACGTGCCCTTATCGGGAATGCGGCGGGGGTAGCCGTCGCGGAAGGTGAAGGCGGCAAAGGAAGTGGGCATGATGCGCTGCCCGTCCTTGCTGCAAAGTGGACAGGGAACGGGATCGGAGGCTTCGCGCATGGGGCGAAGGGCCTCGAAGATGCCGTTGCAGTTTTCGCAGTAGTACTCGTACAGGGGCACCGAACCAACCTCCGACAGCTTGCTTTGAATTCAGATTACAGCCCGCATCGCTTACTGTCTAACCTCTCGTTCCGCGACGCGATCCGTGTGGCGAAGCGTGTCGAGGAAGCGGGCAGAGCGCACGTCGCGCTCAAGCAGGTAGAAGATGTACTCGCGCAGATGCCTTTCGATCTCGACTGCGAGAGCAGGCGTCAGACGCAGGCGGGCCACATCCGCGAAGTCGCCGGTTTGCAGCAGCCGCATCACCTTCAGCGCGTTGAGGGAAAGCGGTCGAGGCATCGGCGAGTCGCGGGCGCACTCCGGGCAACTCACGCCGCCGCTCTCCACGCTCCAGTTGTTCGTTTGAGGGCGCAGGGCTTTGCCGCAGACGACGCACTCCTGCAACTGCGGCCGATAGCCCAGGTGGTCGAGGAGGCGCATCTCGAAGAAACGGAGGACGGCGTCGAGAGACGTCTCGGCGGCGAGGCGCCGCAGGCTCTCAAGCAGGAGGCGGAACACCGGGTACGCCTCCTGGCGCTCCGGGGTGAAGCGGTCGACGAGCTCGACCAGATAAAGGGCGCGGCCGGTGCGGTCGAGGTCCTCTCGCACAGGGGCGAAGAGCTCGACGGCCTGCGCCTGCGTGATTATGTCGAGCTCGCGTCCCTTCGCCAGCAGGAACGACGTGTGGCTGAGCGGCTCGACATGACCGCCGAGCTTGCTCCGGGGACGCCGCACTCCCTTCGCGACAGCGTCGAGCTTGCCGAGGTTGGGGGTGAAGAGGGTAATTATCTTGTCGGCCTCGCCCAGCCGCCGCTGCCGGAGGACGATGCCGGCCGTCTTGTAGAGCCGGGGGCGGCGCTCATCGGATGTCGTCATGGCGGAGGCGGAGGTCAGACCTCCTGGCGGCCTTCGAGGGCGCGCGCGAGGGTTATGTTGTCGGCGTACTCGAGGTCGGCGCCCATAGGGAGGCCGCGCGCGAGGCGCGTCATCCTGATCCCCAGCGGCGCTATGAGGCGGCTGAGGTACATCGCCGTCGCCTCGCCCTGGAGATTGGGGTTCGTGGCCATTATCACTTCGCGGACGCGGCCGTCCTTGAGCCGCGCCAGCAGCTCGCGCACCTTCAGGTCATCGGGCCCGATGCCGTCGACGGGGGAGATGGCGCCGTGGAGGACGTGGTAGAGCCCCTTATAGCTGCCGGTCCGCTCCAGGGCCAGGATGTCCAGCGGCTCCTCGACGACGCAGATGATCGACTGCTCGCGCTGCTCATCGCGGCAAATGGCGCAGGGGTCGGAGTCGGTGATGTTCTGACAGACGGAACAGAGGACGATCTTCTCCTTCACTTCCAGGATCGCCTGCGCGAGCGCCTGCGCGTACTCCTGCGGGGCGCGCAGCAGGTAGTAAGTGAGGCGCTGGGCGCTCTTCGGGCCGATACCGGGCAGCTTGCTCAGCTCCTCGATAAGGCGCCCCACCGGCATGGCGGTGGACGAAGAGATGTTTGTCATTCGAGGCTCGTCACCACGTTCAGGGCATTCCCGGCAGACGCAGCCCGGCGGTGAGGCCGGACAGATGCTCCGACTGCAACGCCTGCGCCTTATGGAGCGCCTCGTTGAGGGCGGCGGTCACCAGGTCCTGCAGCATCTCGACGTCGTCGGGGTCGATAACCTCGGGCGCGATGGTGAGCGACAGGACGCGGAAGTCGCCGGAGAGGACGATCTTGACAGCGCCGCCGCCGGCGCTCCCTTCGGCGGTCTTGTTCTGGAGCTCCTGCTGCGCCTTCGCCAGCCGCGACTGCATCTGCTGGATCTGCCGCATCATCTCGCGGTTCATTTTCATTGTCACACCTCATGTTTTGAGGATCGTTGTCCTTCGACGAGACTTGTCTTGCTGCACCAGGCCCTGACGGACGCGGCATCATTCCGAGGCTAAAGGAAGGGCAACCCTCCTCATTCTCCTTCGTTGACGAGGCGCGCGCCCATTTCGCGGGCGGCCTCCACCAGGTGCCCGCCTCTCACCGCGCTCCCACGCCTTGCTGCCCGTTGCGCCACAACCGCGTCCGGGTCCAGGACGCAGCGGATGTCGTACTCGCTGCCAAGAACCTCCTGTACCACCTCGCGAACGGCCTGAATGTTTGCCCCGTTGTCGTCGCTATTCATCTTCTCGGCAAGCATTTGATGCTGGAATGCCAGCACGATTGTCTTGCCTTCCATGCCGACGATAGCGCAATTGCTGTTGAGCAGGGCTCCGGCTTTCTGATTCTTCTGCCGAGTAAGCCGGTAGATATGCTCCCACTCGGCCTGGACCCGCGCCAATTCTTCGGACGCGGGCGCGGTGATCTCGATGGGGACTTGGACAGGCGTCGCCTCCGATGCGGGAGCGCGCTCCGGCTCCGCAATCGGGGCCGCATCCCTTGTCTCAGACGCCGCCGCCGTCGCTGGCCGGGAGCGCGATACAGGCGGCTTTGGCTCGGGAGAAGGCGCCGCCGCCGGAGGAGCGGCCGGGGCCGCTTCCGGCGCCGGCTGCGATGCGGGCGCGGTTGCGGCAACCCGCTGCTTTGTCAGGACGCACTCTGTGAGGGCGATCTCGAGGGGCAGCGGCGACAGAGGGTCGGCGCGCAGGTCGGCCTGAGCGAAGGTCTGGAGAGCCCGCAGGAGCTCGTCCCGCGACACGCCTTTCACCAGCTTCTTCATCTCCGCCGCCTGCTCCTTTGTCAGGCTGAGCGTGTTCTCCGCCCCCGCGTGGACGAGGAGCAACTCGCGCAGGTAGGAGACGACCTGCCGCTGGAACTGGCGCAGGTCGAGACCGTCGTCGCGCACAGACGATATGAGAATCAGGCCACCCGGCAGGTCGCCTTCGAGCGTGAGGCGGGCAAGCTCGGCGCTGCGGGCGTCGCCGCTCAGGCCGAGGCCGCTGCGGACCGCGTCGACCGACAGGTCGCGGCCGTGATAGTCAACCGCCTGTTCGAGGAGGTTGATGGCGTCGCGCATGCTGCCGGTGGCGGCGCGGGCGACGAGCTCGAGCGCCTCCTTCGGGCAGGCGATGCCTTCCTGCTCGCAGATGGTCTCCAGACGGGCGACAGCGGCTTCGAGGGGGATGCGCCGGAAATCGAAGCGCTGGCAGCGCGAGGCGATGGTGGCCGGTATCTTGTGGGGCTCCGTCGTCGCGAGCACGAACAGGACGTGCGGCGGCGGCTCCTCCAGCGTCTTGAGCAAAGCGTTGAACGCCTGCTCGGTCAGCATGTGCGCCTCGTCGATGATGTACACCTTAAAGCGCGCGACGGCAGGGGCGAAGCCCACGTTATCGCGCAGGTTGCGGATGTCGTCGACGCCGCGGTTGCTGGCGGCGTCGAGCTCGATGAGGTCGATAGCACGTCCTTCGAGGAAGCTCAGGCAGGAGTCGCAGACGTTACAGGGCTCGCCGTCCTGCGGGTTGGAGCAGTTCACGGCCTTGGCGAGAAGGCGGCCACTGCTTGTCTTGCCGGTGCCGCGCGGGCCGCTGAACAGGTAAGCGTGGGCTACTTTGCCCGCGGCGACCGCATTGCGCAGCGTACGCGCGATGGGGTCCTGTCCGGCAAGCTCGGAGAAGGACTGGGGGCGGTACTTGCGGTAGAGGACTTCGACAGCCATCGACTACTCACGCTGAATTATATCATTCCCCAACGCGGAGAGCAGGCCTTCCTCGCGGCCGCGCATCCGCTTTCTGTCCTCTTCGGACTCGTGATCGTACCCGAGCAGGTGGAGGACGCCGTGAATGAGCACGTGGGCGACTTCGGTCAGCAGGGGGCGGCCCGCCTCGCGCGCCTGGCGTCGGGCCGTGGGAAGCGAGACCACGACCTCGCCCAGTTGCAGGACGCCGCCGGGCGGGAGGACGAAGTCATGCGGATTCTCTGAGAGGGCGAATGCGAGGACGTCGGTGGGCGCGTCCTCGCCGCGGTACTCACGGTTGAGCCGGCGGACGAGCGCATCGCCCGCGATCCGGACGCTTACCCACACACGGGGCGTCTTCTCGGCGGCGAGGACGCGCCCGACGATCCCGCGCACCCACTCCTCCCTCACCTCCCGCCGGAACGGGGCGTCGACCCGCACCTCTACCTCATGCCTTCGCATCCTTCCCCCTGCGCCCTATCATGGATCAACCGTCGCGCCGGTGGAAGCCGTTTACGCGCCCGCCTCTTCTGTTGTAGATTTCCCCCGGACGTGAGATGAACGATCAACCTGCGCGCCGAGAAGTCGTGACCTGCTTCCTGCGCCGCACCGACGCGCGGGGCGAGGCGCGCGTCCTCATCGTCCGGCGCAGCGGACGCGTCGGCACCTATCGTGGACGGTGGTCCGCAATCAGCGGCTACCTGGAAGCGGAGACTCCGCTCGATCAGGCGATGACGGAGATCAGCGAGGAGACGGGGCTCGGCAACGACGATGTCACGCTGGTCGCCGCGGGCGAGCCCCTGCCCGTCGACGATGCGCAATCGGGACTGCGCTGGCTCGTCTACCCGTTCCTCTTCGACATGGCATCCGGGAGAGACGTCGAGCTCGATTGGGAGAACGTTGAGGGCCGCTGGGTGGCGCCCGAAGAACTGTCGCGGTACGATACCGTTCCCGCGCTGGAAGACGCGCTCCGCCGGGTGTGGCCCTCGGGCCGGACGCGCGGTTGAAAGAGTGCGCTCCGCCGCCTACCGGCCGCCTGCTATAATAGAAGCCAGCGAAACACGAGCCTGATATGCACGTCAGCGAGCGGCCGCGTCCCCCTCTGTCCGAGGTCGATTTTTCTCTGACGCCGTTCACCGTCGCCTGGGAGATCACGCGCGCCTGCGCCCTCGCCTGCGTCCATTGCCGTGCCGAAGCGCAGCCTCATCGCGACCCGCGCGAGCTGTCGCTTGAAGAGGGCTTCCGCCTCATCGACGAGCTGGTCGCAATGGGCGGCCCCATCCTCATCCTGACCGGCGGCGACCCCTTGATGCGGCCCGATCTCTTCGATCTCATGGGCCGGGCGAGAGAGCGCGGCCTGCGGGTCGCCCTGTCACCAACGGCGACGGCGCTCGTCACAAGAGAGCGGCTAACGCGGGCGCAAAAGGCAGGCGTGTCACGGCTCCAGGTGAGCCTCGATGGCTCCCGCCCCGAAATCCAGGACGCGTTCAGGGGTCGGAACGGCTCCTTCCAACGCACCGTCGAGAT from Dehalococcoidia bacterium includes:
- a CDS encoding YbaB/EbfC family nucleoid-associated protein, which encodes MKMNREMMRQIQQMQSRLAKAQQELQNKTAEGSAGGGAVKIVLSGDFRVLSLTIAPEVIDPDDVEMLQDLVTAALNEALHKAQALQSEHLSGLTAGLRLPGMP
- a CDS encoding GuaB3 family IMP dehydrogenase-related protein, with amino-acid sequence MAPPGAKQMRRAYGFDEVAIVPGDVTLNPELTDISFSLGDIKLPLPFIAAAMDAIVDPRSAVVFNQLGGLAVLNLEGVQTRYEDPEGVLAEIASARIDEVGALLQRIYSQPVKPALIGERIRQVKSAGALSAVSCTPANAKKFAPLAVEAGVDVFFVQSTVTTARHISRSLEGLRFEKLCQQLPVPVVVGNTVSFGPCKELMETGVAGVLVGVGPSCICTTREVLGIGVPQVTATIDCAAARNAYFRESGRYVPIITDGGIHSGGDLCKAFAAGADAVMLGTLLSSAEEAPGRGHHWGMSAPHPELPRGTRVTVGVRNNLKKILHGPTSRSDGTENLAGILRTALGVCGAGNVREFQQVELMIAPAIKTEGRTFASS
- the rsmI gene encoding 16S rRNA (cytidine(1402)-2'-O)-methyltransferase, which produces MGKLFLVATPIGNLEDITLRALRTLREVSLIAAEDTRTTRKLLSHYDIHTPVTSYNDDNKAKKTPFVLQRLSEGDVALVSEAGTPGISDPGRELVAAANAAGVQVVPVPGPSAVTAAIAASGVGPRGFTFVGFPPRQASQRRRLFHSLRDRDETLVLFEAPHRLIGTLADLRSELGDRRVVVCRELTKLHEEVFRGRVSEAQERFREPRGEFTLVVAPPEEGQVPEQGDRQDEAAIIEEMRRLRDEGRSAQETMRLLSERHSVSRRRLYRLWLGLQ
- the recR gene encoding recombination mediator RecR, whose protein sequence is MTNISSSTAMPVGRLIEELSKLPGIGPKSAQRLTYYLLRAPQEYAQALAQAILEVKEKIVLCSVCQNITDSDPCAICRDEQREQSIICVVEEPLDILALERTGSYKGLYHVLHGAISPVDGIGPDDLKVRELLARLKDGRVREVIMATNPNLQGEATAMYLSRLIAPLGIRMTRLARGLPMGADLEYADNITLARALEGRQEV
- a CDS encoding TatD family hydrolase, producing the protein MSPKKRRRRLPDMDVVFDSHGHLQLAAFDRDRDAVLERARDAGVSGSVVVGIDGESNRRAVALTKRHPDVFAAVGFHPHEAKSFDGEALHLLRELAQAPGVVAIGETGFDFYRNLSPRADQERAFRAHLELAAELGLPVIIHARQAEKETLAALRSWTNSNPALSRPLGVLHCFAGSAESARAYFEMGFLISVAGNVTYPNAAHLRSVVAAVPLERLVVETDCPFLAPQSRRGRRSEPADVVETAKAVAAIQDVTFGEVARATTDNARALFRITAREPVSGRRGGAA
- a CDS encoding polyprenyl synthetase family protein, yielding MKAISSLYAPIRRELAGVEETLQRVARPDSPWLAEMLSAVLFKGGKRMRPAVALLSGKFGDSADAPSVPLAAALELLHTASLVHDDIIDSAGMRRGRPTASSLFDNHSAVVLGDYIFAVAAVLVAQTGNVEVTSLFAQTMIAMAQAELSEDRSAFQYYQSLDDYLRRINGKTASLFAVAAQGGALAANASRAVVQSLQKYGENLGMEFQIVDDILDFDGDAEEMGKPVGSDLMQGTLTLPSLLLVQRYPEDNPVKLLFDARGGSELLARSIGMVKESGILEESYAVARDYRDRACLSLRELPPGAPRDALEGLADYVLERRT
- the prmC gene encoding peptide chain release factor N(5)-glutamine methyltransferase, whose translation is MTLAEALHAAENRLAAAGIEDAAIEAEVLLRHVLQWDRPHLYARLQQEISPERDERFRKLIERRLAREPTPYITGHKEFFDLDLETTPVAPIPRPETELLVEEALRWAGERAQPLIVVDVGTGCGALAVAIAYHLPDALVYCTDLSAGALALAGRNAGLLGVKRRMRFLQGDLLEPLPEPADLIVANLPYVKTSVWDALQPEIRDHEPRPALDGGPEGTEVLERFLRQAPPYPKRPGLLLAEIGWDQGERLRAVARERFPDAHIEVKKDLAGLDRVLVIELAG
- a CDS encoding zinc ribbon domain-containing protein, whose product is MPLYEYYCENCNGIFEALRPMREASDPVPCPLCSKDGQRIMPTSFAAFTFRDGYPRRIPDKGTYWHLGKEVKRPITGPVRVGEHPELNKPRPPARKSKGELEIEREKAELQKKEEKKMLDSGVRPIRGPKPQIR
- the recO gene encoding DNA repair protein RecO, with protein sequence MTTSDERRPRLYKTAGIVLRQRRLGEADKIITLFTPNLGKLDAVAKGVRRPRSKLGGHVEPLSHTSFLLAKGRELDIITQAQAVELFAPVREDLDRTGRALYLVELVDRFTPERQEAYPVFRLLLESLRRLAAETSLDAVLRFFEMRLLDHLGYRPQLQECVVCGKALRPQTNNWSVESGGVSCPECARDSPMPRPLSLNALKVMRLLQTGDFADVARLRLTPALAVEIERHLREYIFYLLERDVRSARFLDTLRHTDRVAEREVRQ
- the metG gene encoding methionine--tRNA ligase, with product MPEKIFIGVAWPYANGSLHLGQIAGAYLPPDIFARYHRVKGNRVLMVSGSDQHGTPITVRAAEEGVSPTEIASRFHEEFVDSWRRLGIAFDLYTTTGTANHAAVVQDMFSRLLQNGDIYREKMRLPYCTVEQRFLLDRYVIGVCPICGYPDARGDQCDNCGNVLDPNDLLDAHCRFDGSVPETRESEHFFLRLSAYNERLKAWLSEDKAHWRKNVLNFSLGVLQQGLRDRAITRDLEWGIKIPVEGFEDKRIYVWFENVIGYLSAAKEWAQRRGEPEAWREFWQDPECKSYYFIGKDNIWFHTLSWPAMLMMYGGLNLPYDVPANQYLNFGGGKASTSRGTAPFLPDYLAKYDPDPLRYYLTAIMPETADSDFSEVALVRRNNDELLATWGNLVHRVVTFTYRRFDGKVPEPGYLDAESRALLSRAETALQEEGDHLAACRFRAGLASAMSLAQDANRYLEEKSPWRRIKEDPLEAATALHTAISVINTLKTAFYPYLPFTSERLHGYLGQEGDVTAAGWQVRAVEPGTPLREPEPLFKKLEPLVTEEEEAPPA